The Methanococcoides methylutens genome segment GGGAAAACTGAGAGACTGCATTCCATATACCCGTTCCTGAATGAGAATGTCAAAGTATACCCGGTAAGTCGTCCTGCAGCTGAAAAGGACCCGCTGAGCACATTGATAGATGTAGGAAATGTAATAGCATCGGAAAATCCCGACCGTCTGGCCATTGACCCGATCACACCTATAGGATTTGGTTTTGTTGAGCAGGAGAGAAGGCGTTTCTTCTACACGCTGGACTCCATGCTTAAAGAATCAGAAGCCCTTGTGATGCTCACAGGGGAGCTTCTTGAAGATCAGATACACGAGTATGTTGCCAGCCACCTTACAGATGGCATAATCTACCTTTCAAAAGAGAACTCAGGCTATCATACTGCCCACAAACTGAAGGTCCTGAAGATGCTTGCCATCGAACCAAACAACAAGGCAAGATGCACTGCCCGCGAGTACAGTTACGACGTTAGCTCAGAAGGATTTACAGCATACCCCCGCCTGATCGTTGAAGACGTAGATGAGCTTGCTGAGACCAGGATAAAATCCGGAGTGGAGAACTTCGACCTTATGCTTCACGGCGGCATAATTGCTGGCAATAGCACCCTTATTGCAGGTGAGCCCGGAACAGGAAAGAGCATATTTGGATGGCAGTTCCTCATGGAAGGACTGAAGAACGGAGAGAAGGGGATAATAGTCACATACAACGACCTCCCACAGCAGATCATTCAGGGAGCAGCAAAGTTGGGATATGACATGCAGCAATACGTTGATTCCGGAATGCTGAAGTTCATCCATTCTAATCCGGAGGAGATCCATCCCGATGAGCATGCCACAAGGATAAAAGAACTTGTGGAAAGCATGGAAGCTACAAGGCTTGTAGTAGATGGATTGATAAATCTGGAGATCACGTTCCCCGACATCATAAAGCTTCGAGGGTATCTTCAGCGCCTTACAGCCTATCTGAAGACCAGAGGAGTCTCATCGGTCATTACCACAGAACTGAGCGCCCAGGAAAATGACAGGATCATGAGCAAAGATGCCTCTTTTATCGTTGATACCGTAGTAACGGTCAGGCAGGTCGTATTCTCAAATGACGTCAAGCGTTACATCAGAATACTCAAATCAAAGGGTACGAAACATGCACTGAACATGCGTGAGTATGTGATATCAGAAACAGGAATAAAGATCAACTGCGATGTTATTCTTTAAAATGAGCTTTCAATAAACTAAAAATGAAAAAGTAAGAGAGCCAGGTGGCTCTTAAATATCTCTTTTTTATCAGATAGCGTGGATCGACCTCTCAACACTTGTTCCGAGCTCCGTGAGGCCGTAAACGCCACCTTCTTCGCTCAATAGTTCTTTTACGACAAGCTCGGCCAGTATCCTATCAACAGATGGCTTTACCACATGCATGTTCTTTGCGATGCGTGCTGCGTCCATCTCCCCTTTAGATCCAAGCAGAGCCAGTAATTTCTGCCTGTTCTTGTTACCTGTTACAAATCCCATTAGTTCATCCATGATATCACCATAACAAAGTGTACTAATGCATCATATAATTATTTACTCACAATTGCCTTTCAACCGATTAAGAGGAATACTTTTATTACCTGTAATGCATATGTATGCGTGGCGGGCTAGTCTGGGTAGGCCGGCGTTACCTGTAACCCGAAATCGCCGATATGCGGGAGACGAAGCCAAAAGAAGTTGTTTTGATCATTTCCAAACCTGTGATCTCAACTGAGAAGCCCCGTCCTGCTTGGATGGTGTTGGTAGAAGAACTAATTGGAGAATTGGTCCTCTTATCTTCACCGTGGGAACCAGTCGAGGCCCGGAAGGGAGCAGACCTACCATGGACACTTGTCGCTTGTAGGGCTGCGGGGTGGAGAAGAGATCACAGATCATTTGGTTATGTGATGGACAGCAACTCACGGCGTGCCCGTCACTTTGAACTTCAAACGAAAAGCATTAAATAAGGCTATTGCCATTAAGGAGAACGCGTGGCAATAACATGCTAACCCAATGACGAGATAGCCAAGCCCGGTATGGCGCAGGATTGCTAATCCTGTGGTGCTTTGCGCCTCGGGGGTTCGAATCCCCCTCTCGTCGCTTTTTTATACACCATTGAACCCATAATGGATATACAATCGTTTCATTAATCGTTGCAGGCGAAGATCATGCCAAGAACAAAACCGATAATTTCAGTGCTTAACGAAATGCCAGCAGAGAACAACGTAGCTGAAAAAGCACCCAGCGGGTGCGGAGGCTGTTCAGGCGGTACTTGTGGAGCTTTTGGTATCAGGGCAGGATCTGAAAAGGACGTAGTGATCAGGAACCTGCTCCTCTTTGCAATTATGGGGATCGGAATGCTCCTTGCAGCGTACCTTATTGTAAAGCTCCTGAACATTGTAACAGGAATTTAAGAATTAACTTTTTTGTCTGCCCTATAAGGATAACGCATCTCTTTTCCACATTTAAGGCAGGTTATTGTCATATATCTGCCATGAAGCCTTATCCTTGAGCTGTTGCCAGGAACCAGAAAAGAATTGCAACCTTTGCACACCCTCCGCTTTAAGTAAGCAGGAAGCCTTACCCGATACCTCATCCCGATCCGCCTTGCCAGAGCTACGTATCGGTCACTCCTATCGGGATGGGAACTATAATTCTGCCCTGCAAGTTTGAAAAGATATTCGATCCTTTCAGTTGCTATATCCTTTATCAGGTTCTTTTGCTTCTTTTTAATTCGTGCCATAGAAAAATACCTTTGTGCATCTTACATACATTTACTTACTTGCGCACTTCGCTAATTGCTTACTGGTCCTGCAGAATTATCACTTCTATGCCGGGAGCCCTTTCGTTCACAAGCTCCTTAAACCTTTGTGGGTCGGACTCCGTGCCTTCCACATGACCATAATGCATGGGTATAGCGACCTTCGGACCTATAAGTGCAGCAGCTTCTGCAGCTTCCTCTTCACCCATAGTATAAATTGTACTGATAGGAAGAAGGACAACATCTGCATTCACGTCCTTCATTTCAGGAATGAGATCCGTATCACCTGCATGGTATATCCTCACGCCATCAAGTTCGACAATATAACCCACACCATTCCCACGAGGGTGATTGGGCTTGTCCAGGTTATATGCAGGTACCACTTCGATGTTGACACCTTTTATTGCAAGATCACCGGTCAGAAGATCGCCTTCAATGATCCGTCTTGCATCACCCTTGAACTGTAAACTCATTTTTTCAGGAATGATAGTTGTAGTCGTGCTTCCACGCACCCTCCTTATGGATTCCGGATCACAATGGTCAAAATGTTCATGTGTCAACAATATAATATCTGCATCGCCTTCATATCCAGGGCCATCAGGCAACATATACGGATCGATGTATACGATCCTACCCTGACCTTTCAATACAAATCCGGCATGACCGAGCCATTCTATAACGACATTATCAACCTGCGTACTTCTCATCCTATATACTCCTTAGATAATCGCATCATTACAATTTCATCTTATACCAGAATGTGAGAACAACACGATCCATCTTAAAACTGCCGAATTCTTTTATAGTACTCGTATATCAGATAATAATACCGTGTAATTTTTTCAACTACCATTCGATAATCTTTATATAGAAGTGGGTGTTGTATATACAATAAGAGCAATGTGAAAATATATTTGAAAGTGTGTTTGAAAAATATAGGCATGCTCTAAAAAAAGGAAGTGACAAAAATGAAGATCAGAGTTGTAAGTTCAAAAGAAGAGATCCAGTCCTTGAGTGAAAACGAAGAGATTGTACACCTTGCATTCAGACCATCAAACACAGACATATTCTCATTAGTTGTAAAATGCCCTAGTGTAAAAGCACTTCACATACCAAGCTCATACAAGAAAACAATATCCAAATCCGCCAAGATGTATCTTGAGATGCAGGGCATCAACCTTCTTGAAGGTGACGTATGGGGCCACAGAAAAGACATCAATGAGTACTCTGAAGTATCACAGAGCGTCTACGACCGCATAAAAGATTACAGGGCAGAAGGTCTTTCCGAAGAAGAGATCAATGAGAAAATGGTCAGGGAAACAAGACTCAGCCCGGATTTCATAGAGTTCCTGATGAAGCAGTAATACTGCAACTTAAAAAACGGAAAAAGCTAAAAAACGACAGAGGACTGTCCAACAACGGACGGTCTTTTCTACTATTTTTAAATCGATTCACTCACCAACGATCTGAACGACCAATTTGCGTGACCGTGCCTTGTTATCCAGATCTATGAATATTATCTGTTGCCAGGTCCCAAGAAGTAACCTGCCATCTATTAACGGGAAAGATTCACTTTGCCCCAGAAAAGATGCACGCACATGTGAATGACCGTTGCCATCATGCCATCGCTCGTTGTGCTTATATTCGATATTCTGCGGTGCTATACGTTCAAGTGCCTGCTGCAGGTCATGAATAAGGCCGGGTTCATACTCGAGAGTCGTAACTGCCACAGTAGAACCTGCCGCAAAAACAGTAACTGTCCCATTACCAATTCCAGATCCACCCACTGACCTGATGACATCGTCAGTTATGTCGATTATCTCGGAATTACCTTTTGTACTATATTCCAGATACCTTGTAAGAACCGGCATAATATTGATCTGCTTAGTCAATACGTGTTATTTTGATACCAGCAAAAGAAACAGCCAGTACGAACAACATTAAAGCTGCTGTAAAACCATATCCTTGAGGCTCTATTCCAGCAAGATGCACGAATATAAGCATTACAATAAACATGAGCACTGAGCCTATGCCCAGAACGATCTCCATTGTTTTCTTGTTCATCACACCCTACATTACATCATTAATACATCAATGTAACGCCGCCTTAAGCGAACAACATTTTAAAAGATGCCAATATTATCTAAACAAAAAGACAGGATAAGGTTATGATATGACAGAATTCGAAAGGGAACTTGTGCAGTCGTTCAATGCTTTTTTTGAAAAGAATAACGTAAGGGGAATAGCGCATCGTCTCAAACAGCACCGATTCACACCGCAGTTCCTGGATGTCCTGGTAGACTCCCTGAACCCGGACTATTATATGGGCATAGAATGCAAGAGCATATCGGTAGAAAAAGGTGCCAATGCACTTTATTTTACCCAACATTTTAC includes the following:
- a CDS encoding ribonuclease P protein component 4, encoding MARIKKKQKNLIKDIATERIEYLFKLAGQNYSSHPDRSDRYVALARRIGMRYRVRLPAYLKRRVCKGCNSFLVPGNSSRIRLHGRYMTITCLKCGKEMRYPYRADKKVNS
- a CDS encoding ATPase domain-containing protein, whose protein sequence is MSELQNMSCCIDGLDEILGGFGKPSTILVAGTAGVGKTTMILQMLSNAAKKGEKTLYIPLTTETAGKTERLHSIYPFLNENVKVYPVSRPAAEKDPLSTLIDVGNVIASENPDRLAIDPITPIGFGFVEQERRRFFYTLDSMLKESEALVMLTGELLEDQIHEYVASHLTDGIIYLSKENSGYHTAHKLKVLKMLAIEPNNKARCTAREYSYDVSSEGFTAYPRLIVEDVDELAETRIKSGVENFDLMLHGGIIAGNSTLIAGEPGTGKSIFGWQFLMEGLKNGEKGIIVTYNDLPQQIIQGAAKLGYDMQQYVDSGMLKFIHSNPEEIHPDEHATRIKELVESMEATRLVVDGLINLEITFPDIIKLRGYLQRLTAYLKTRGVSSVITTELSAQENDRIMSKDASFIVDTVVTVRQVVFSNDVKRYIRILKSKGTKHALNMREYVISETGIKINCDVIL
- a CDS encoding DUF1699 family protein gives rise to the protein MKIRVVSSKEEIQSLSENEEIVHLAFRPSNTDIFSLVVKCPSVKALHIPSSYKKTISKSAKMYLEMQGINLLEGDVWGHRKDINEYSEVSQSVYDRIKDYRAEGLSEEEINEKMVRETRLSPDFIEFLMKQ
- a CDS encoding MBL fold metallo-hydrolase; the encoded protein is MRSTQVDNVVIEWLGHAGFVLKGQGRIVYIDPYMLPDGPGYEGDADIILLTHEHFDHCDPESIRRVRGSTTTTIIPEKMSLQFKGDARRIIEGDLLTGDLAIKGVNIEVVPAYNLDKPNHPRGNGVGYIVELDGVRIYHAGDTDLIPEMKDVNADVVLLPISTIYTMGEEEAAEAAALIGPKVAIPMHYGHVEGTESDPQRFKELVNERAPGIEVIILQDQ
- a CDS encoding MarR family transcriptional regulator, giving the protein MDELMGFVTGNKNRQKLLALLGSKGEMDAARIAKNMHVVKPSVDRILAELVVKELLSEEGGVYGLTELGTSVERSIHAI
- a CDS encoding secondary thiamine-phosphate synthase enzyme YjbQ, with protein sequence MPVLTRYLEYSTKGNSEIIDITDDVIRSVGGSGIGNGTVTVFAAGSTVAVTTLEYEPGLIHDLQQALERIAPQNIEYKHNERWHDGNGHSHVRASFLGQSESFPLIDGRLLLGTWQQIIFIDLDNKARSRKLVVQIVGE